TCACCACGTGGACCGATGGCGACGGCATGACAGTCGTGCGGGTTGTCCTGCCGCCATCGGTGGGCAAGTGTGTGGTGGCAGCATTCGACGAGCTCGCTCGCCGCATCGCCGAGTTGCCCGCAGACCTTCCAGCCGATCCGCCTGCGGGCGCGTTTGGTGGACGGAGCGTGAGCGCTGACAACGCTGAGGGTGAACAAGATCCGCCTGCGGGCGGATCTGATAGACGGCACGTGAGTAATCGACCACAGAGAGCGCTACCAGCGGCGTTGCTGGAGATGCGGCGACGGTGGCAGCCTGCCGACGATGGGTGGGTCATCCCGAGTCTGGCCCAACAGCGTGCCGACGCCTTTGTTGCTCTCTTCCTGACACGCGACGTCCAGGTGAGCACCGAGGTCGTCTTCCACGTTCGAGGCGACGGAGCGACGTTCGACGACGGCACCCCGACCACGAACAGCTCGATCTTCAGGCTGTTGGACCACGCTTTCGTTCGCCTGCTGATTCATGACGCCCAGCGCAGACCGGTGAACGCGTCGAGCGCCCGACGTCTGCCGACAAAGCGGCAGCACAGGGTGGTCATGGAGGCCCACGGTCACGAATGCGTTCAGTGCCAGAGCACCGATCTGCTGGTGCTACACCACGAACCGCCCTTCGAGCAGACGCACCGTACGGTCACCCACGAACTCGAACCGCGATGTGCCCCGTGTCATCGCGCCCGCCATCGGTCGACCTGATCAGCTGTGCTGGTTGGCTAGATCGTCAGCGGCTATTCGAGGACCTGCTCGCCTGTGCCGAATGGGAATGGTTGGCCGTTGCCGTCGAACATGACGTAGCCGGTGAGGTCGTCGACGACGATCACGCTTCGTATCGGATCGGGGTTGAATCGGTCGCCGAGCGAGCCGTGAAAAACGGATTCTCCGAAGTTGAATACGCCGCCGTCGCCTCCGATCATCAGGTAGCCGCTGGGTGAGGCAACCATGCCTACGACCGGACTGGCCAGGGTTACGCCTGGTAGAACCTCGGGCACCGATCCGTAGTAGGCCGCATCGCCGAAGTTGAACATGCCTCCGTCGGCGGCGACCATGCGGTATCCGCTCCCGGAGTCTGTGACGGTGATCGCCGAAATCGGGGCGTCCAGGGTTACGCCCGGCAGCACCTCGGGCACCGATCCACGAAAGGTCGCATCGCCGAACGCAAACAGCCCGCCGTCTGCGCCGACCATGTAGTAGCCATTCCCCGAGGTCGTCGCAACTGTGTCGACGACTTCGCCAGCAAGGTCGAACTCGTCGAGATCACCAAAGTGGGCCGCCGCACCGCAGGCGAATACCCGACCGATGTTGGTGAATATCCAGTAGCCGTCCTCGGCAGGAGTTGGACTCAGGGACGTGGCTCGTTCGCCGCTACGTAGAGCGACACCCGCCGGGGATCCGTCCTTTTGAGCAACGCAGCTTGGGTAGGAGGTCGCATCCGACCGGGTCTCGACAGTGCCGTTCGCAAGAAGCAAGACATAGCCCTCGCCGACTTCGGCTGCATCTACGACCCCGCGCTCGAGGGGCTCGTCCAGCGCGGCTACGAGAAGTGGCCCGCCCCACCAAGAGCGGCTGTAGCGCCCAGATGGGTCCTCGCCCGCGTAAACGACAGTCGACCCGTCTGCAGACATGACGTACCCCGCCCGGGCCCCACCGCGCTGCACGCCGAGCTCTGGCATCGACACTCGACGGAAGATGTCGAGGCTGCGGTGCCAGACCATGACGTCGGAGTTGACGTCTGTGTCGTTGTGCACCAAAGGGTCCGGGTGCGCAAACAAGACCTTCTCGCCATCGTCGCTGACGAAGACGTCTGTCGCTGTATCCGGGAACCGATCCAGGAACAGGACTGTGGTCGAAGTCTCGACGTCGGTGAGGTGTCCGTCCCAGACGACGAACCTTCCCTGTCCCGAGATGGCGGTGTACATGTTGCGGAACGGCATGTCGACCGTTCCGATGTCAACACGTTCGCCGGTTTGCCAGTCGTGGCGCACGACCTTCTTCGTGGTTCCGTGGAGCTCGACGAACACTGTGTACCGACCAGTCCTGCTGGTCATCATCCTGCCGCCGATCACGGTTCCAGGGAAGGGCAGCGTCGTTGCGAGCAGCCCGGTGTCCATGTCCAGACGCCCGAGGCTGACGACGTTGGGCTCTTGGCCGGCAGAGACCGAGAGCAGCCCGATGTAGCGGCCGTCGGCGCTGATCGAGTAGGCCTGTGGTGAAGTCTCCTCCGAAAGGCTGCTGACTGTCCGCCGCAGCCCGGTCTGTCGATCCAGGCGTTCGAACCTGATCGGGGAGCCATCGGCGGGCACAACCGAAACGAGGATGTACCGACCGTCATCGGAAAGATCGTAGGGCCGGGCGACGTCGCTGCCGAACGCGGGTTGCAGTGCGACCACTTCGCCAGTGGATCGGTCGGTGAGCATCGGTGCGCTGCGCCCCCAGCGAGTCGCCTCATCTGCCCACAAGACGTACCGCCCATCGCTACTGATCGCAGTCGGTCCGCGGTCGACGGCCAACCGAGCGCCACCAGTCGGGTCGTCCATCGGAAGCAGTGCCGGGTTGGCGTCGACTCGACGAACTCCAGCAATAGTCGCTATCGCTAGCAAAGCGATTGCTACCAACCAGCGCACACCTGGCATCGACATCGACTCCCACCTTCTGTTCTTCCACGCCTTGGCGCCACACAAAGTACCCGCATCGGCGCGGCGTCACTGGTGAGCCGTCCCTCTCCCGAGAGCTGCGCTATTCGTCGATGGCTTGATACACGACCGAGCGGAAAGTGCGGTCGGGTAGTTCGGGACCGGTCATGTATTGGGCCATGAACAGTCCGACCAGGTCTTCGGTGGGATCGACCCAGTAGTACGTCTTCGCGGCTCCGGCCCAGCCGAACTCGCCTGTCGAGCCCGGTCCCTGGCTGGCGCCGACGTCCACCATCACGCGTGAACCGAGGCCAAAGCCGAGGCCCGGCGAGGGCATACCCATGATCTCGAACGGCAGAAGGTGGGCAGGCACCCGATTGGTGTGCATCAGCTCGAGCGTCTTGCGCCCGACTACGCGCACTCCGTCGAGGACTCCACCGTTGGCCAGCATCTGGGCAAAGCGGTAGTAGTCGTCGATCGTCGAGAACAGGCCGAGCCCGCCGCGCACGAACGTTTCGGGGGTCGAGGTGGGATAGGTCTCGTCGACGTCGATGCGCTCGTTGAAGCCGGCGAGGGCAGCCTCGACCAGGTTGCCGGCGTGGTAGCCGTTGCCGACGAGGTCGGGCAGGCCATACATGGCCGACAGCCTGTGTGCTTTGTCGTCGGGAACGCCGAATTCGGTGTCTGACATGCCGAGGGGTTGGAAGATCCGCTGGGCCAGGAAGTCGCCGAGCGGCTGGTCGGCTATCACCTCGATCAGGCGGGCGGCCACATCGATGCCCACCGAGTAGTGCCAGCGCTCACCCGGCTGGAAGGCCAAAGGCAGGGACGCGATGGTCTCGATCAGCTCGTCGAGAGGGCGCGAGGCATCGTTCATGACGCGGGCCTCGCGGTAGAGCTCGGCCACCGGATTGTCGAGCATGAAGTCGTAGGTGAGTCCGCTGGTGTGACCCAGCGCATCGCCGATGCTGAACGGCCGCACCGCATCGACCATCGAACCGTCGGCCTCCATGACCTTCTGCGCCGCAAACGACGGCAGGAATGCTGCGACGGGCTGCTCGAGCTGGAAGCGACCCTCCTCGTGCAACAGCATCAGCGCTGTCGACACGATGGGCTTGGTCATCGAGTAGATCCGAAAGATGGTGTCGTCGGCCATCGGCACACCCGCCTCGGCGTCCTGGTGACCGTGCAGGCTGCGGTGTACCACCTGGCCCCGCCGGGCGACGATGGTGCTGATTCCGCGAACCACCCCACGGTCGACGTATTCCTGCATGGCGGGGCCGATGCGTTCGAGCCGTTCGCCAGACACGCCCACAGCAGCCGGGTCTTGTGTAATCGAGATGGCGCTCATGGTGTGACACTAGTGCGCATGGGCCTAGAGCTCGCGTGGCGGGTCAGGTTGGTCTGCCCATCGCCGTCGCGTTGAGGCCCAGGTGATCGGTCCCAGCCACAACGGGCAGCACATGGTTTTGCGAGTCGTAGGTCAGGACCTTGACCAGCGGGGGTATGAAGCGGATCGATAGCCCACAGCGGGGCAACGCCGACCGGTTCGGGTCGGAGTGATGCAGCACCCGCTCATTGAACAAGATGAACTGTCCGGGCTCGAGTTCGATGTCGATCGCGGCGTCAACATCGACAGCCGCCGGATCGGCCATCTCGAGAAACGCCATGTCGGGGGTGGCCGGGATGTGGGGGACGAGTTTGCGGTGCGAACCGGGGATGATCTGTAGGCACGCGTTCTCGGTTGTGACCCGGTCGATCGCGAGCCAGGCCGAGATGATGACGGCCGGCTCGAGTGGCCAATAGTTGGCGTCTTGGTGCCAGGGGATCTCCTTGGAACCGGGGCCCTTGTCGAAGAAATGTGCTCTCCACAACAGCAGATCGGGGCCGTAGACGCTTGCCGCCCTTTCGACGATTCTCGGATGGGTAGAGAGG
This genomic stretch from Acidimicrobiales bacterium harbors:
- a CDS encoding DUF222 domain-containing protein; translated protein: MSVLLHAPSPSAVDDSHRSVGDELVALGWQVHANQHRLVHLAARFDEELEWFYQGVKSAAQWIADRLGIRSSTAREWIRVGYSLRELPLIDKALADHEISYAKARILTRWADPDNEAHLLELAVERSADRLSVAIARALADDGETDEERDVRLHEARSVTTWTDGDGMTVVRVVLPPSVGKCVVAAFDELARRIAELPADLPADPPAGAFGGRSVSADNAEGEQDPPAGGSDRRHVSNRPQRALPAALLEMRRRWQPADDGWVIPSLAQQRADAFVALFLTRDVQVSTEVVFHVRGDGATFDDGTPTTNSSIFRLLDHAFVRLLIHDAQRRPVNASSARRLPTKRQHRVVMEAHGHECVQCQSTDLLVLHHEPPFEQTHRTVTHELEPRCAPCHRARHRST
- a CDS encoding serine hydrolase domain-containing protein; amino-acid sequence: MSAISITQDPAAVGVSGERLERIGPAMQEYVDRGVVRGISTIVARRGQVVHRSLHGHQDAEAGVPMADDTIFRIYSMTKPIVSTALMLLHEEGRFQLEQPVAAFLPSFAAQKVMEADGSMVDAVRPFSIGDALGHTSGLTYDFMLDNPVAELYREARVMNDASRPLDELIETIASLPLAFQPGERWHYSVGIDVAARLIEVIADQPLGDFLAQRIFQPLGMSDTEFGVPDDKAHRLSAMYGLPDLVGNGYHAGNLVEAALAGFNERIDVDETYPTSTPETFVRGGLGLFSTIDDYYRFAQMLANGGVLDGVRVVGRKTLELMHTNRVPAHLLPFEIMGMPSPGLGFGLGSRVMVDVGASQGPGSTGEFGWAGAAKTYYWVDPTEDLVGLFMAQYMTGPELPDRTFRSVVYQAIDE
- a CDS encoding phytanoyl-CoA dioxygenase family protein → MRSTGRDEIDRFHTDGWVGPFTALEPDEVAALRPAISALLQRPPDPYPERGFHARHVPLHHNRFLDDALAFDLSTHPRIVERAASVYGPDLLLWRAHFFDKGPGSKEIPWHQDANYWPLEPAVIISAWLAIDRVTTENACLQIIPGSHRKLVPHIPATPDMAFLEMADPAAVDVDAAIDIELEPGQFILFNERVLHHSDPNRSALPRCGLSIRFIPPLVKVLTYDSQNHVLPVVAGTDHLGLNATAMGRPT